The DNA sequence TAATTCCTCGCGATAGCTGTTAACGTATGACATGAACGATACGACTTGTCAATTCGAATCGTCGTTCCGACCAGCGAACTTTTCACCTCACTCGCGGAGGAACGGGTATGACCGACGAGCGAGAACGACCGTTGGCCCTTCCCACGTACGAGAAACTGGCCGACGAGTACGCCAAACGGGCACCGACGAAGCCGTTCAACGCCGACCTCGAACGCCCGACGACGCTGGGATTGCTCCCCGACATCGAGGGCTTCGACGTACTGGACGCTGGTTGTGGTCCGGGTATCACGGCGGAGCATCTGCTCGAACGGGGAGCGAGCGTCACCGGAATCGACGTGAGTGCCAAAATGCTCGCTCACGCACGGGAGCGTGCCCCCGCGGGGCGATTTCTCCGAGCGGATTTCGGCGAACCCCTTCCCTTCGAGTCGAACCACTTCGACCTCGTGTACAGTTCGTTGGCGTTCGACTACGTCGGGGATTGGGAGTCGCTGTTTTCCGAACTGGGTCGCGTCCTCCGACCCCACGGAATTCTCGTGTTCTCGTGTGGGCATCCGGTCGCGGACACGCTGTACTTCGACCCGGACGATTACTTCGAGACCGAGATGGTGAGCGACGAGTGGACGAGTTTCGGCGACCCGGTGGAGGTTTCCACGTACCGCAGACCGTTAGCGGCGATACTGAACCCCCTGCTGAACGCCCGCTTTCGTCTCGACGGTATCGCGGAGAGTCAACCGACGGAGAAATTCCGTGAGAAATCCCCCGAAACGTTCGAACGGGTGTCCCGCGAACCGACGTTTTTGTCGATCCGTGCCGTGATGACAGCCGACTGAACCCGTCACGTATTTGCGTCCCCCGTCCTGAAGCACAGATGAATGGAGTACCTGATGGCCCGCAGGACGCTCGTCGAAGACCGGTTGGAGGAGGTCGTAGAGCGGGTCGAACCACGTGAACTGTCGGAGCAATTGGCCCACACGGCACTCTCGGGGGGAAAACGGGTCCGGCCGACCGTCGCCATGCTCGTCTGTGAAGCGGCGGGTGGCGACGCCGAGGACGCCGTCGATTTCGGTGTCGGTATCGAACTCGTCCACGACGCGTCGCTCGTCGTGGAGACATCATCGACCGCTCGGACGTGCGCCGCGGCACCGAAAGCGCATGGGCGGAGTACGGCTACGGCCCGGCCATCATCGCCAGTGACGGGATGCTCGGCGAAGCGTTCGAGTTGTTCTCCTCCGATCCACGCGCCATGGAGGTCGTCGCCGAATCGATGATCGAACTCGGCATGGGCGAAGCCTCGGAACTCGTCGCCACGCCGTCGAACCAGCCCGAATACATGGAACTCGCCCGCCGAAAGACCGGTGCGTTGTTCCGCGCCGCCGCCGCGCTCGGAGCCTTGGCGGCCGACACCGACCCCGAAACGGTCGATGCGTTCGGCGAATACGCGGAACGCGTCGGTATCGCCTTCCAGATCCGCGATGACGTGCTCGACGCGACGGCCGACCCCGACGACCTCGGCAAGCCGACCGGACAGGACGAGGAAATCGGTCGCCCGTCCATCGTGCAGGTGACCGACCTCAGCGCCGACGAGGCGAACGAACTCGCCCACGAGCAGTCCGAAGCCGCATTGGCCGCCCTCGACAGGGTCGACGCGCCCGATTCTGCCGCGCTGGACTACCTCCGCGATTTCGCGCAGTTCGTCGTCACACGGGAACACTGAGACGGCTTTTCTCTCCGAGTCGAATGTACGCACCCGCTTTCAGGATGCGCGACGAGTGTGCCCGAGCCATTTCGGCGAGGACACACGAGCATCGGGGAGGGATGGGGGCGTCAAGGAGCGTCGTGCCAGCGGTCGGCACGACGCTCCGCATGCGGTCGCGGTCATTTTCCCTAGCAACTGTCGTCGTCTTCGTCGTTGTAGTTGTCCACTCCTGAACTCACAGACACCCATAAACGAATTGTTGGCACTGTTCGAACTGACGGATATGAAGTCAGTATCGATCGACGAAGCGGATGAATCGGGTGATTCCGAAATTTCACGTCACGAACTGACCGAACCGCTCGGAACGACCCACGTTGCAATCAACTACTATCGCCTTGCTCCTGAAGAAGGACTCCCCGGAGGTCTCCACACGCACATGGACCAAGAGGAGGTATTCGTCGTAATCGAAGGAAAAGCGGCCTTCGAGATGTACCCGTCAATCGACGCTGAAAACGAGGAGGGCAAAACCGTGACCATCAATGCAGGTGAAGCGATCAGATTCGCGCCCGGCGAATTCCGGTCGGGAAAGAACGAATCCGATGACGAACTCGTGATACTCGCGTTGGGCGCACCGCGCGACAGCAATGAGGTGCGTTTCCCCGTGGACTGTCCCGACTGCGGTCTCGGTGAGTTGGGATTCGAGATGACCGACGACGGACCGCTGTTCGTCTGTCCCGAATGTGATACCGAGCGTCTCCCTGACCCGTGTCCCGATTGCGGCGAAGACGGCTTACACGTCGAACTCAGCGATGAAAACCGATCAATCGTCGTCTGTGGCGAATGTGGTGCCGAGTTCGACACGCCCCCGACGACACGCTTATCCGGCGGAACCGAATAGTTCCCGACAAGCGTGGCTATCACGGACAAAATCTACGTCAAAAATCACCGCCAGATCTCCTCGCAGTTGGACACGAACATCCCGAAAGGGGCGTTCAAGGGCGCGACCCTCGATATTCTGTTCCAGGGCGAGGGCCTCCAGAAACTCGACGAGGCGACGCGGGACCGTGTGCTCGACTTCGCCGAGGACTTCCTGGACTGTGACTGCCAGAGCAATCCGTACTGTGGCTGTCCGGAGCGGAAGTTCATGCAGTACCTGCTCGAACTGCGCGAGGGTGGCCTCGGACCGGACGCCATCGTTGACGTGATGACCGACGATTATCTGGTGTACGCGTATCCGGGCGACGTGCTGTCCTTCTTGGACGATTCGGTCCGGACACTCGAAGCCATCGAGGAACTCGCCAACGTGGAGGGCGACGGCTCGATGTCGGAGCGCTCGCGCCAGAAGAAACGGTCGCTGTCGGGCTAATCCCGGTTATCCCAATCGAAACGGTTCGTCGTTCTCCATCTCGTCGTCCAACTCTTCGAGTTGAATGACCTCCTCTTCCTCGACGTCCACCATCGTCTGGAGATGGCGGACGTACTCCTTGTGTTCCTGAAGTTGCTCGCGGAGGTGTTCCGCCTCCAGTTCGAGGCGTTCGTGTTCCCGAACGAAGCTCTTCGGGACCTCGATTTTCGGCGGGAACGACTCCTCGTTGGTCGTCTCGCCGATCTGGTTTTCGGGAACGACTTTGACTTTTCCGTCATGGGCGACCAGCAGGTCCACGTAATCACGGAACACTGCCGACAGCGAGATGTCGCGCTTTTCGGCGATTTCCCGCAGGGTCTCGAACGCGTCCTCGTTGACCCTGAAGGAAATCGTCTTGTTTTTGTTGCCCATCTCAGTGTAGATTAGTGTTGTAAGGGTATTTAACCTTTTGTCAGACATCCACACGGCCGTAACCATGAGATAAGCGCCGTTCCTCATGACCCGATATGCCGGAACATCCCGTCGGTCAATTGGGTGGACCAGTGGGGAAGACCCTCGATAACGCGGCCTTACTGGATAGACTTCCGCAGTACTTCTGGGGTGCCGTGATTTTCTCCATCTCGCTCGCCATCTTTTACCTCGTCGGTCGGTTCGTGTTGGAACCGGCCGTCGAACGAGCGCTCCGAATTCGGAGCGTCAATCGCACCATCCGTGGTGCGATACTGCGCGTCGTTCGTGCGGTGATCTGGTTCGCAGGGATACTCCTCGCGCTCGACCTCGCGGGTGTGGACGTTTTCGGTGCATCCGCGACGCTCGCGGCCGCACTGACCATCGCGGTCGGGTTTGCAACCCGCGATATCGCCGCGAACTTCGTCGGTGGCGTCTTCATCGTCACTGACCCACGATTCAACATCGGTGATTGGATAGCGTGGTCCGAAAACGAAGGCGTTATCGAGGATATCACCTTTCGAGTGACCCGCGTGCGTACCTTCGACAACGAACTCATCACGGTGCCGAACTCCGTCCTCACGACCAACGCCGTGAAGAACCCCGTCGCGGGTGACACGCTTCGCGTTCACCACGAGTTCCCCCTCGCCTACGACGTGGACGTCGATGCGGTGGATGCCATTCTCTTGGAGGAAGCCGACCGTCACGACGACATCATGGACGACCCGGCACCCTCCGTCCACGTCACGGATATGAACGACTCACGGCTCACCGTCGAAGTCTCGTTCTGGATAGACGACCCGACACACGCGGAGTTCGTGGCGGCCCGTTCGAAGTTTTTCCGTCGGGTCAATCGGCGGTTCGACGAGGCGGGAATCGCGCTGGCGGGGTGAGAACTCAGTAGAACGACGCCATTCCGCCGATGAGTTTGTTTTCCGCCCGTCGAAGGTGCTCCTCCAGCGTCCGCCGTTCCACGCCCATCTCGTCCGCGATTTCGGCCGTCGTCGTTTCGCGTGGAATCCGGTAGTATCCCATTTCGACCGCCAGTATCAGTGCCTCCTGCTGACGGGTTGAGAGGCTCGGAAGCGACGTTTCGGGCGTGAGAAGCGGCCGCTCGGCCGACACCGCCGTGATTTCGCGCTTGGCTTCGATGGTCACGGAAAACTCGGTCACGAGGTCACGATACAGCGCGGTCAGGTTCGACGAATCGAGCGACAGGATCCGACACCACTTCTCGCCGTCGAGGTACCGAAGCGGCGGGACGAGCAGGCAGTTGTGGCGAGCGAGAAACGATTCGACGGTATCCCGCTCGCGGTCTTTCAGACACGTCTCGGTCATCGCCAGTCGTTCGTCACCTTCGACCAGTAGCTCTTGGACCTCGACGAGTCGCTCGATGTGATCCAACGTGGCTTCTCCGTCGGGACCGCTGACGTGCAACAGGTCGCAGTGGTCGTTGCACCACAACTCGACGGTCGTCTCGGTTCCGGCGGTGGCTTCCGCCGGAACGCTCGGTTGTTCGATCCGCATCGTCACCTCGTGCATCACCGCCAATTTTCGCCGAATATACTTAAAGAACCCTCCGTAAGCGGGGGCTTGGGTATTTGCGCCTCGCGTGCATACTACAATACATAATGAACGAAGGAACGGAAGCCGACCACGACATCGGCGAACCGAGCGCACAGTGGCGCGAGTATCAGGGCGCGCCGACCGGAACGGACATCGAATGCAGGGGATGGCGACAGGAGGCGGCCCTCCGCATGCTGAACAACAACCTCGACCCGGACGTCGGCGAGAAACCGGAGGAACTCGTCGTCTACGGCGGGACGGGGCGGGCGGCCCGGTCGTGGGACGCCTACGACGCCATCATGGCCGAACTGCGCGAACTGGACGACGACGAAACCCTGCTGGTTCAGTCGGGCAAACCCGTCGGACGGTTCACGACGCACGAACGCGCGCCGCGCGTTCTCATCGCCAACTCCAACATCGTCGGCAAG is a window from the Haladaptatus sp. R4 genome containing:
- a CDS encoding class I SAM-dependent methyltransferase, with the protein product MTDERERPLALPTYEKLADEYAKRAPTKPFNADLERPTTLGLLPDIEGFDVLDAGCGPGITAEHLLERGASVTGIDVSAKMLAHARERAPAGRFLRADFGEPLPFESNHFDLVYSSLAFDYVGDWESLFSELGRVLRPHGILVFSCGHPVADTLYFDPDDYFETEMVSDEWTSFGDPVEVSTYRRPLAAILNPLLNARFRLDGIAESQPTEKFREKSPETFERVSREPTFLSIRAVMTAD
- a CDS encoding cupin domain-containing protein; the encoded protein is MKSVSIDEADESGDSEISRHELTEPLGTTHVAINYYRLAPEEGLPGGLHTHMDQEEVFVVIEGKAAFEMYPSIDAENEEGKTVTINAGEAIRFAPGEFRSGKNESDDELVILALGAPRDSNEVRFPVDCPDCGLGELGFEMTDDGPLFVCPECDTERLPDPCPDCGEDGLHVELSDENRSIVVCGECGAEFDTPPTTRLSGGTE
- a CDS encoding DUF5814 domain-containing protein, whose translation is MAITDKIYVKNHRQISSQLDTNIPKGAFKGATLDILFQGEGLQKLDEATRDRVLDFAEDFLDCDCQSNPYCGCPERKFMQYLLELREGGLGPDAIVDVMTDDYLVYAYPGDVLSFLDDSVRTLEAIEELANVEGDGSMSERSRQKKRSLSG
- a CDS encoding ribbon-helix-helix protein, CopG family, with the protein product MGNKNKTISFRVNEDAFETLREIAEKRDISLSAVFRDYVDLLVAHDGKVKVVPENQIGETTNEESFPPKIEVPKSFVREHERLELEAEHLREQLQEHKEYVRHLQTMVDVEEEEVIQLEELDDEMENDEPFRLG
- a CDS encoding mechanosensitive ion channel family protein; translation: MGKTLDNAALLDRLPQYFWGAVIFSISLAIFYLVGRFVLEPAVERALRIRSVNRTIRGAILRVVRAVIWFAGILLALDLAGVDVFGASATLAAALTIAVGFATRDIAANFVGGVFIVTDPRFNIGDWIAWSENEGVIEDITFRVTRVRTFDNELITVPNSVLTTNAVKNPVAGDTLRVHHEFPLAYDVDVDAVDAILLEEADRHDDIMDDPAPSVHVTDMNDSRLTVEVSFWIDDPTHAEFVAARSKFFRRVNRRFDEAGIALAG
- a CDS encoding helix-turn-helix domain-containing protein translates to MHEVTMRIEQPSVPAEATAGTETTVELWCNDHCDLLHVSGPDGEATLDHIERLVEVQELLVEGDERLAMTETCLKDRERDTVESFLARHNCLLVPPLRYLDGEKWCRILSLDSSNLTALYRDLVTEFSVTIEAKREITAVSAERPLLTPETSLPSLSTRQQEALILAVEMGYYRIPRETTTAEIADEMGVERRTLEEHLRRAENKLIGGMASFY